The sequence below is a genomic window from Mycobacteroides abscessus ATCC 19977.
ACCGTCCTTGTGATCGGGCCGTGGAAGGCAAAGGTGTGAAAACGGCCCGCAAGCCGGGTTTGGGGAATACGGCCGAGGGAAGGCTTGAATCCGACCACGCCATTGAGGGCCGCCGGGATCCGGATAGAGCCGCCGCCATCGGTTCCCTGTGCGAGCTGGCCCATACCTGCCGCCACCGCCGCTCCCGCACCACTACTAGAGCCACCCGCGGTCATTCCCGGATGCCAAGGATTGCGCGTGGAACCGTAGAGGTGATTGTCGGAGCTGGCCTTGTACCCGCCCTCCGCGATATTCGTCTTTCCCAGGAACAAGCCCCCGGATGCCCTCAACCGAGCGGACACCGGCTCGTCGCGGTCTGCGACCATATCCTTGAAGGCCACGACTCCTGAGGTGACCGGTGTTGCCGCAACTGCGCAAACCTCCTTGACACTGTACGGAATTCCGTACAGTGGAGGCAGAGTCGTGCGTTTGGTGAGGTCCTCGGTGAGCCTCCTGGCATCGCGCAGCACCTGCTCCGGGTTGTGAAAGACAAACGCGTTGAGCAACGGGTTGACCTTTTCGATCCGCCGCAGTACCGCGTCGGCGACCTCCATCGGCGTGATGTCGCGCGCAGCAATCCGTCGCGATAGCTCGACAGCTGTTGTCCAACATAGAGATTCGTCATCCGACATCGCTATATCTCCCGTCACTACGAGTGCTCAAGTCATTGCCAGGCGGCACTCACTGCCCGTGCAGCAGTTGGCTGCACGAGGAAAAGACCCCAGCATCAACGCATTCGCACATGCTGGAGCTGATCTGTCGCCAGTTCGACAGCGCGCCGCGTACTTCCGTCTACGATCGCGTCAAAGAGCCACTGGTGGTGTTCTTGGTCATGCGGACGCTCTGCGCTACCCGCCAACAAAGCCAGCATCGCCTCGCGCATCCGCACCGAGAACGAGTCGAACAGCTCGTCGAGTAGCGGATTGTGCACCGCGGCCACCACCGCCCGGTGGAACTCCAGGTCTGCGTCGACATATTCGATATCGTCCCCCGCGGATTCCGCTTTTGCCCGTGCCACCAGCGCTCGACGGATAGCCGCCACATCGCTGCGGTTCCGCCGTTCGGCGGCCAGCCCTGCCGCCTGCACTTCCAGCAGGCGCCGAATCTCTACCACGGCATCGATTTCGGCCGCTGCGAGCACCCGATCCCATTGCCCCAGGGGCCGATCCGATGTCACGAAAACGCCAGCTCCCTGGCGGGTCGAGACCAGCCCCTTGGTCTTGAGATCACGAATCGCCTCACGAACCGTTGCTCGGCTGACGCCAAATTCTTCGCAGAGGGCCACCTCTCCGGGCAGTTTGGCGCCGGTCGACCAGCGCCCGTCACCTATCTGCGCGGCCAAGATGTTGGCTACCTGCTCTGCCAGCGATTGCGAAGACAGCCTGGGGTGCATACCAAGAAGGTTACATGCTTACCAGGTTGTCAGACAACCTCCTCCCGCGTGCGGTGCCATGCGCGATGCGGCCAGCCCGATACACGATCGGCTCGTCCCATCTGCTGGCACAATGACAAGGAGCGACGATCTCCCACCGAAGGACCGCTATGCGCAGCGTTTTTGACATCCGCAATGTCATCGCTGCGCTACTGGGCAGCTTCGGCCTGATTCTCATCGGTGTTGGTATCCACGACGCGTCGGCGCACAACCTCGCCAAGGCGGGCGGCAACGTCAATCTGTGGACCGGCATCGCTCTGACCGTTGTCGCGGCCGCCTGCGTGGCGTGGGCGGTGCGGCGACCGATACAGGACGACACATCCGACGAGTCCTAGCTCCTCCAAATCTGCGGCCGATCGATGGCCCGCCGATCGATAACACGCTGGCCTTGCGCCGGAGACGAGCCGTGGTACCGTTTGGCACAAGTTCACATGTTTGTGCCAACGAGTCAGGGAGGTCGTCGTGGTCGATCAGAGTGCCCTCACGCTGGATGAAGGTTTACGCGAGGCAATCCCCATGCCCGTCGAGGACAAGCCTGACGAGCCGTCGTTGCGCCTAGGCGCGGATTCCCTGGTGTGGAAGTTCTACGGCGACATTCGCGGCGTGCTCGGATTCCAGCGGCTGGCAGGCACCGAGAACTGCATCGAACAGCTGGGTAAGGCGGTCGAAGACCATTCGGTGATCTTCACCGACACCATCGGCCGCGCCCGCCGCTCCGGCCCGCCCATCATGAAGACCATCTATTCGGCAGATCCGCAGAAGTGGGGCCGGATGGTGCGCGATTTCCATAAGCCGATCACCGGAACCATCAGTGACGGCACTCGCTACCATGCCCTCAATCCGGAGCTCTTCTATTGGGCTCATGCCACTTTCGTCGATCAGGTGCTCTACATCACCGACACCTTCATCCGTCGGCTCTCCTACGAGGAAAAAGTTCGGATCTTCGAAGAGAGCAAGGTCTGGTACAGCCTCTACGGCGTCAGCGCCCGCAATCAGCCGCAGACATACGACGAATTCGTCACCTACATGGAGAGCATGTTCGACCGGTTCGTCCCGACCAAGACCATTCTGTACGCGACCGGCTACATCCGTCAGGGCCTGCCCGGGCCACGGCAGATTCCCAGGCCGCTGTGGAAGGTGCTGTCGGCACCGTTGAATGCCTTCATCCGCACGGTCGTCGTCGGAACGCTGCCGCCACAAATGAAGGACGTCTGCCGCCTGCAGTGGAGCGACAAGAAGGAACGTAATTTCCGCCGGTTCGCGGCGTTGATGCGGGCGTTGAACCCCGTGTTCAACCGGCTCCCGGTGCGCTGGCTGTATCTGCCGTGGGCCGCCGAAGGCTGGAAGCGCGAGGGAGTGGACCCCCGGCCGCTACACAACCGGGTGGCATGACCACACTGTTGAGGGTGACGACCAGCGCGCCGCCCACAGACGCCGTCCTCGATGCCGCGCGCACCGAGTTCGAACGGCACGGGATGCGGCGGGCAAACATGGATGCCATCGCCCGACGGGCCGGGGTGAGTCGTCGTACCCTCTATCGCCGCTTTCCTACCAAGGAAGCACTGTTCGAGCATCTCATCGAGGCAGAGAGCATCACCGTCTTCGGCCAGCTCGCCGTCGCCGCCAATGGGCAGGACGCACCAGGCGCCATCGTTGAGTGCTTCACCCTGGCCATGCGATTGATCACCGAAAGTCGGTTGGCGGGCACCATCATCGAAAACGAGCCCGAGCTGG
It includes:
- a CDS encoding oxygenase MpaB family protein → MVDQSALTLDEGLREAIPMPVEDKPDEPSLRLGADSLVWKFYGDIRGVLGFQRLAGTENCIEQLGKAVEDHSVIFTDTIGRARRSGPPIMKTIYSADPQKWGRMVRDFHKPITGTISDGTRYHALNPELFYWAHATFVDQVLYITDTFIRRLSYEEKVRIFEESKVWYSLYGVSARNQPQTYDEFVTYMESMFDRFVPTKTILYATGYIRQGLPGPRQIPRPLWKVLSAPLNAFIRTVVVGTLPPQMKDVCRLQWSDKKERNFRRFAALMRALNPVFNRLPVRWLYLPWAAEGWKREGVDPRPLHNRVA
- a CDS encoding TetR/AcrR family transcriptional regulator, which encodes MTTLLRVTTSAPPTDAVLDAARTEFERHGMRRANMDAIARRAGVSRRTLYRRFPTKEALFEHLIEAESITVFGQLAVAANGQDAPGAIVECFTLAMRLITESRLAGTIIENEPELVIGLNTPSGDKAIVRASALVASSLRHSGATMPDDAVLAVSEILVRLVGSLLTNRAGVLDITDTAAVRHYAQTYLARLVW
- a CDS encoding FadR/GntR family transcriptional regulator → MHPRLSSQSLAEQVANILAAQIGDGRWSTGAKLPGEVALCEEFGVSRATVREAIRDLKTKGLVSTRQGAGVFVTSDRPLGQWDRVLAAAEIDAVVEIRRLLEVQAAGLAAERRNRSDVAAIRRALVARAKAESAGDDIEYVDADLEFHRAVVAAVHNPLLDELFDSFSVRMREAMLALLAGSAERPHDQEHHQWLFDAIVDGSTRRAVELATDQLQHVRMR